In the Fundulus heteroclitus isolate FHET01 chromosome 23, MU-UCD_Fhet_4.1, whole genome shotgun sequence genome, ATGAAACAACTAGGAGGCTTACAAGCACGTTTTTGCAAACAGACTTCAGGCCCAGTTTACTTCACGTCTGCTTTTAATGGGCTTCTGCTTCTCGAGTTGACGCATGATCAtctaacatttaaatgttagaTGACCGTCATTAAATACGGCGCTGTGCACATGAAGATCGCTATCAAATCACAGTTTTTAACCATTTCTTCTCAGGTTGTCCAGTAAACTCGTCGCTGCCTCGTGCGCGGTCGCCCTGGGCTCAGAGACAAACAGCTCCGCCGAGGAAGGAGGCCCAACAAGCAGGAGGAGGACAAAGCGAGGCGTGGGGCTTAACGTTGGGTCCCCACCCTCCAAGAAGGAGGTAGAGGAGCCTAACAGGAGTGAAGACGAGAAGGCTGACAGCTTGAGTGAACAAGCGAAGAGTCCAGGTCCAGACAATGGATCAGAGAGCtgcagaggagaggagggatCAGACAGCGATGTAATGAAAAGTCAAACTAGGGATGAGGAGACAGATGATGAGGAAGACCACAGCTCCGAGCAAAGCGTCGCAGAAGAAAGGGATgaggaagagggaaagaaaaagacagGATCCGGAGATGAAAAACGGGGGAACAAGGCGAAAAGTGAAGAAGACAGTAATGTggaggaagacgaggaggagAGCAGCGATGATGTTCCTCCCAGTAGGAACGGAAAAGAGCTGGAAGCAGAGGACAGggtggaggacgaggaggaggaagacgaaGAGCGGTCAGACAAGCTGGAGAACGAGGACGGGGAGAACAGGAATGAGGATGCTGCCTCCtcacaggaggaggaggaggagagcgaaGGTAGGGAGAAGACAGGAGAGGAGCAGGAGGGCTCAAACCAAGATGAAGACCAGCTGGGGAGCGATGAAGCAGGAGACTCAGAGGACAGCATCATCTCTCCACAGGAAAACAGGTACGATGACGAAGGACTGAAACCTTCTTTGCATATGCCACAAACTAAATCACATGCAGTCCTTTTCTTTCAGGTCCAAACAGATGAAGAACAATCCGGAGGAAGCAGCCGAagacgaggaagaggagagtGACGCTGAGTCGTCAAACAATAACTCTAAAGAGTCAAGCGACGAAGAAGACATCGAGAATCTCCTCGCACCTCAGGAGCCAACAaacaaaaagtacatttttttaaaactttttcccCATCATAAAACCCATCATGACATCTAATTCTCGTCTCTGCCTCTTGGTTTTTTTCCCAGAGAAAATGCTGTTAAATCTCCGGGGAAGCCCAAAGGTACGCACAGGAAATGATAATACGCTGCAGGTAATCTGAGCCGTTCATACTTTTGATTCATTCTGAATGAACTTTTCAGCTTCAGCGGCGTGTCTCGACTTGGGCATCTTCCAAGTGACGGAGCACACAGCCAAGACGGACCATCAAAGTGACTCGGATGAGTTTGACCACTTTTACGACTGAACGGGACGACAATGCAAGTTTCTCAGAGCTCAGACATCTGATGACCTTCGCCGGGTTGGACGACACCGACAGGAGCGTGAAACAAAGCCCggcagagaggggggggggggaccccgGGGAGCTGTAGTTTAATGTTGACTGCAACATGGTTGGCAGCAGAGCCCCATGATGGGAGCTGAGAAGCTCACCGGAGAGTCCCTTCACCCCATCCAGGACCGCAGGGACAGGGCTCCGAAGTTTGAGACTCATCACCGAggatgttttaaaatgctgttagcattacagaaaaaaaagaagttaagaaacaaaacaactggacttttttcccgtttgaagatgtttcgcttcccatccacactgcaaaatcggatctaaaaatgagtaaaatgttcttaaagttagtgtacttgtccttggtttga is a window encoding:
- the LOC105928678 gene encoding ABC transporter F family member 4 isoform X3, with translation MEDCLKSYLQHHKDPVPTATVDDPLISQDAYLRSPKYDAPQMNPMVDSSAYGPDDSSLHPHLESSWLTQPGFLRAPFQPQSSPLFPPINFPYSHPLLPQHLTSPLADHQPWTGPEAAGRAPPRYSDPCADGTPRRSSGQLHSEEPSASTVCPVLEREHEPSTVISKRVRGGGGGRCLSPELDVKPVRLSGGHAESSESGRASSLTSREKKRREKKGRTKASSSESEKCGSEKLSSKLVAASCAVALGSETNSSAEEGGPTSRRRTKRGVGLNVGSPPSKKEVEEPNRSEDEKADSLSEQAKSPGPDNGSESCRGEEGSDSDVMKSQTRDEETDDEEDHSSEQSVAEERDEEEGKKKTGSGDEKRGNKAKSEEDSNVEEDEEESSDDVPPSRNGKELEAEDRVEDEEEEDEERSDKLENEDGENRNEDAASSQEEEEESEGREKTGEEQEGSNQDEDQLGSDEAGDSEDSIISPQENRSKQMKNNPEEAAEDEEEESDAESSNNNSKESSDEEDIENLLAPQEPTNKKENAVKSPGKPKASAACLDLGIFQVTEHTAKTDHQSDSDEFDHFYD